AGGCTGCCCGAGATCGTCGACGTCTGCAGGAAGCACGGTGCGCGTCTGCTCATCGACGAGGCGCATTCCACCTTCGTCTACGGTCCGAACGGCCGCGGCGTCGCGGAGCATTTCGGCCTCGACGACGAGGTCGACATCCACCTGGGCACGTTTTCAAAGAGCCTCGGGGGCCTGGGCGGGTTCGTCGCCGGCCCGGCCGAGCTCATCTACTACCTGCGCGGCTTCGCGCGCTCCCGGGTGTTCTCGTGCGCGCTTCCGCCCCCGGTCACGGCCGGCCTGCTGAAGGCGCTGGAGATCGCGAGGGCCGAGCCGGAGCTGCGCGACAGGCTCTGGGACAATGCCCGCTACATGCATGGGCTGCTGGGCGAGGCCGGCGTGGACGTGGGCGATTCCACCTCGCAGGTGATCTCGATCATGATCCGCGACGACGCCGGCATCTTCCAGATCGCCGAGGACCTTCTGCACCGGGGGGTCTACATCAACCCGGTCCGCTTCCCCGCCGTGGGCAAGCACAAGTCACGCTTCCGCATGTCCATCTCGGCGGCGCACACCCGATCCGAACTCGAGGAGGGCGCCGAAATCATCATCTCCATCCTCCAGAAATACGGAAAATGCCCCTGACCCGATATCACTATTCCCAGGCCGTCAGCGCCTTTTTCGAGATCGCAACGTCGGACGCCCGGCGCATCCTTCCCCCGCACCTTCAGCCGCTCGAAGTCCAGCACGAAGCCAGCATCCTCGCCGTCACGGCCTTCGATTTCACCGGCAGCATGGTCGGCACCTATCAGGAGATCGTGCTTTCCGTGATCGTGCCGCCGCTGATCGCCCCGGGCCAGGGCATGGCGAAATCGGCCTTCTATCCCTTCCTGGTGGGCACGAGCACCGAGGCGTCGCGCGAGCACGCCATCGAGCGCTGGCACCTTCCGCACTACATGCAGGACCTCGACATCCGCTTTCTGCCTTCGGACGGGCGCATGCGCGTGGAGGTGAGCGAGGGCGATCGGCCGATCCTGGACTTCGAGGTCGCGGACCACGATTCGGAGCCCGTCGATCACCTGTACCAGTCGTTCATGATCAACGGCGAAGACCGCTTCAAGGTGGACATCCACATGCGGGGGCCGCACAGCGAGCACGAGGAGGAGGCCGGGTCGCTGAAGCTCCACGAGCATCCCATGACCTCCCAGCTCACGCTGGACCAGGTGGCCACCTATCCGTTCCGCGAGCAGTGGATGACGGACGGCGTCCAGGTATTCGAGGAGCTCGAGCGCATCTGAGCGGCAGGGCGCGCACCTTCGTCATCTTCAACCCGGCCTCGGGGCACGGCCGGGGCGCGCGCCGCATCCCGCTCTACCGGGAACTTCTCAAGAGGCACCTCGCTTCCTGGGAGTGGGCGGCGACCACGGCGCCCGGCGAGGAAGCCGAACTCGCGGACAGGGCCATCGCCGGGGGTGCGAAGCTGGTCGTGGCGGTCGGCGGCGACGGCACCTGGAGCCAGGTGGCGGATCGCGTGGTGGCGGCCGGGCGCCCGGATGTCACGCTGGGACTGCTGGCTTCGGGAACCGGCAACGACTTCGGCAAGAGCCTCGGGCTCAGCTACGGCGACCCGGAGCAGGCCGTGGCGGCGCTGGCGGCGGGCCGGACCCGGCGCATCGATGTCGGGCGGGTGGTGTCGGAGTGGCGGCCGGCCCCGCATCCGGAGGTGGATGACGCCGAGCCCTGGCGGGATGCACCGCGCCACTTCTTGAACTTGGTCGGCTTCGGCTTCGACATCGCGGTCATCGATGCCACGCTGCGGGCACGCTTCCTGCGGGGAGCGGTCCTGTACAAGGTCACCGCGCTGCAGCAACTGTTCCTGTACAGGAGTCCCCGGCTCCGGCTGACGGACGGCGGCGGATGGAGCACCGAAGGACGGCATCTCATACTCACGATATCGAACGGACGCATCTTCGGGGGCGGATTCCCGATCGCTCCGGACGCGGACCTCGAGGACGGCCGTCTGGACGCGTGCGCGATCGCCGATTCCTCGCCCCTGGGCCGAGCGCGCCTGTTCAGCCTGGCCGAGAAGGGCAGGCATGTGGGGGCGAAGGAGGTCTCTTTGCGTCAGGACCGCGCTTTTGCCGTACAGTTCGACGAGCGCGTACGTTACGAGGTCGACGGCGACGTGCATCAGTCGCGCACGGGCGAGGTGCGGGTCGATGTCGTCCCGTCGGCGCTCCCGGTGATCGTTCCGTGAAGGAGGCTGGATGGATCGCCTTGCTGCCGCCCCGCCGAGCACCGCTCAGCCCATCCGCGTAGTCACGGCGGCGTCGCTCTTCGACGGGCACGACGCCGCCATCAACGTGATGCGCCGGATCCTCCAGGATTCGGGTGCGGAGGTCATCCACCTGGGGCACAACCGGTCCGCCCTCGAGATCGTGGAGTGCGCGGTCCAGGAAGACGCGCACGCCATCGCGATCAGCTCGTACCAGGGCGGTCACATGGAGTTCTTCACCTACGTGCGCGACCTGCTGCGCGAGCGGGGCGCGGACATCCGCATCTTCGGCGGCGGCGGCGGGACCATTCTGCCCGCGGAGGCCGAGGAGCTGCACCGGCGCGGCATCGACCGGGTCTTCTCTCCCGATGACGGGCGGGCGATGGGGCTTCAGGGGATGATCGACGAGGTGCTGAAGGGCGCGCGCGATTCGGTGCGAACGTCGCTCGAGGATCCGGTGGGCGAGGTGCGCGCGCTCGGGCAGGGGGACGCGGGCGCGGTGGCGCGCCTGATCTCGGCGGCCGAGAACGGCTACGCCGGTGCCGACGAAGCGATGGAGATGGTGGCCGAGATGGCGACAGCCCGGCGGGTGCCGGTGCTGGGCGTCACGGGCACGGGCGGCTCGGGCAAATCGTCGCTGGTGGACGAGCTGGTGCGGCGCTACCTGTCCGGCACCTCGGACGGCCGGGTCGCGATCATCTCGGTGGACCCGTCCAAGCGGCGGACCGGGGGCGCGCTCCTGGGCGACCGCATCCGGGTGAACGCCGCCGCGAGCCCGCGGGTGTACATGCGCTCGCTGGCCACCCGCGCCTCGACGCTCGGCCTGTCGCCGCACGTGCGCCAGGCGGTGGACGTCTGCAAGGCCGCGGGCTACGACCTGGTCATCATCGAGACGCCCGGGATCGGTCAGTTCGGCGCCGAGGTGGTGGGGCATTCGGATGTGTCGCTGTACGTGATGACGGCCGAATACGGCGCCGCCAGCCAGCTCGAGAAGATCGACATGCTGGACTATGCGGATGTGGTTGCCATCAACAAGTTCGACCGCCCAGGGGCGCTGGACGCGCTGCGGGACGTGCGCAAGCAGTACCGGCGCAACCACCGCCTGTGGAGCGTGCCCGACGAGGCGCTCCCGGTGTACGGAACGGTGGCCTCGCGCTTCAACGACGCCAGCGTGAACCGCCTGTACCTGGCGCTGCTCGACCAGTTGCGGCGCAAGACGGGCGCGGCGCTCGCGACCGAACGCGACCCCGTCGACGACGACCGGGCGGAGCACACGCCGATACCCCCCGAGCGCACCCGCTACCTGGCCGAGATCGTGGAGGCGGGCCGCGACTACGGCCGCCGCGTGGACGAACAGGCCGCGCTGGCCCGCCAGCTGTATCAACTGCACGGGGCGATCCGGCTGCTGCGGACCGACCCGGACGCTGGCGGCGGAGACGAAACGGAAGAAGTCGCGCCCGAACTGCACATCGCGGATGGGGAGGACGAAGCGCTCGCCCGCCTGATCGACCTCTACCGCAATACGCGCGCGCGGCTCGACGAACGCAGCCTGGCCCTGCTCGAGGAATGGCCGGCGGTGAAGCGCCGCTACCAGGCCGACACCTACGCCTATGAGGTTCGCGGGCGGACCGTGGAGCGGAGCCTCTACAGCGAATCGCTCGCCGGCTCGCGCATCCCGCGAGTGGTGCTCCCCCGCTTTCACGACTGGGGCGAGGTGCTGCGCTGGCGGCTCACCGAGAACGTCCCGGGGGCGTTTCCCTACACCGCCGCGGTCTTCCCCCTGCGGCGCCTGGAGGAGCATCCACAGCGCATGTTCGCGGGCGAGGGCGGTCCCGAGCGCACCAACCGGCGCTTCCACTTCCTCAGCCGCGCCAGCCTGGCCAACCGGCTTTCCACCGCCTTCGACTCGGTGACGCTCTACGGCGAGGATCCGGACGAGCGCATGGACATCTACGGCAAGGTGGGCAACTCGGGCGTGAGCGTGGCTTCGGTGGACGACGCCAAGAAGCTGTACTCCGGGTTCAACCTCGCGAACCCGTCCACCAGCGTGTCCATGACCATCAACGGCCCGGCGCCCATGCTGCTCGGCTTCTTCCTCAACGCGGCCATCGACCAGCAGTGCGAACTCCACATACGAGAGAACGGTCTCGAGGCCGAGGTCGAGGAGCGCATCCAGGCCCTGTACCACGAGCGCGGCGTGGAGCGTCCCCGCTACCAGGGCGCGCTTCCCGAAGGCAACGACGGCCTCGGCCTGATGCTGCTCGGCGTGAGCGGCGACGAGGTCCTTGCCGCCGACGTCTACGAGCGCATCCGGCGCGAGACCCTCGCCGTGGTCCGAGGCACCGTCCAGGCCGACATCCTCAAGGAGGATCAGGCGCAGAACACCTGCATCTTCTCCATCGAGCTGGCGCTCCGGCTGATGGGCGACATCCAGCAGTACTTCATCGACGAAGGGGTGCGGAACTTTTACTCGGTTTCGATCTCGGGATACCACATCGCGGAAGCCGGCGCCAACCCCGTCACCCAGCTCGCGCTCACCCTCGCCAACGGCTTCACCTACGTCGAGTACTACCGCTCGCGCGGGATGCGCGTCGACGACTTCGCGCCCAACCTGTCGTTCTTCTTCTCCAACGGCATGGACCCGGAATACGTGGTCCTGGGGAGGGTTGCGCGCCGCATCTGGGCGAAGGCGATGAAGCACGTGTACGGCGCCAACGCCCGCTCGCAGAGGCTCAAGTATCACATCCAGACCTCGGGACGCAGCCTGCACGCGCAGGAGATCGCCTTCAACGACATCCGCACCACGCTGCAGGCCCTCTACGCCCTCTGCGACAACTGCAACTCGCTGCACACCAACGCCTACGACGAGGCCATCACCACGCCCACCGAGGAGAGCGTGCGCCGTGCACTGGCGATTCAGCTGGTCATCAGCAGGGAGCTGGGGCTTTCGAAGAACGAGAACCCGCTGCAGGGCTCGTTCATCATCGAGGAGCTGACCGACCTGGTGGAGGAGGCGGTGATGCGCGAGTTCCTGCGGCTGTCGGAGCGCGGAGGCGTGCTCGGGGCGATGGAACGCATGTACCAGCGCGGCCGCATCCAGGACGAATCGCTCGAGTACGAGTCGCGCAAGCACAGCGGGGAGCTGCCCATCGTGGGGGTGAACACTTTCCTGGGGCCCGAGGGATCGCCCACGCGGGTTCCCGACGAGGTCATCCGCGCCAACCCCGAAGAGAAGGACTACGCCATCGCGTCAAACCGGGCTTTCAGGGCGCGCAACCGGGGCCGTGCCGACGCCGCGCTCGACGAGCTGAGGCGGGTGGCGCTGGCGGGCGGAAACACCTTCGCCGCGCTCATGGAGGCCTGCAAGGTGTGTACGCTGGGGCAGATCACGGGCGTGCTGTACGAAGTGGGCGGGCAGTACCGGCGGAACATGTAGGGGCCGGGCTTTGGGAGATCTCCGCGAGGTTGGCGAGAGTCGTGGGGTCGTAGATTACCGAGGGGCCATACGTGGAAGATACCGGACGAGGTGACATGTCATCAGATTGGCGAAGGGCTGGATGCAGGGCGATTTGGCCGGAGCGCAGCGTCGAACGACGCGTATGGGTGAGACACGCGGGCGCTCGCATGCCGTCGGTGGTTCAACAGGGGCTGCTGGGCACGAGCATCCTGTGCGCCGTCATGATCACCGCCTCGTGCGCGCCCCCCGGGCCGCGTGCCCGCATCTCCGAGGAGGTGCGCGTCCTCGAAACCTATCCGTTCTCCGACCCGAATCCCGTGCCGGTGCTCGCCACCGACCGCAGGCTGTATCCCTACCACACCTTCGAGGGATACGCGGCGACGCCCGAGCCGAGGGAATGGAACGTGGTGCGGATGGAGAACGATCTCATCGAGGTCTTCGTCCTTCCCGAAGTAGGCGGCAAGGTGTGGGGCGCGGTGGTGAAGGCGACCGGCCACGAGTTCATCTACCGGAACGAGGTGATGAAATTCCGGGACATCGCCCTGCGCGGCCCGTGGACCTCGGGCGGCATCGAATTCAACTTCGGGGTGATCGGGCACACGCCGGCCACCGCCACCCCCGTCGACTATGACCTGCGGGAGAACGCGGACGGCAGCGTGAGCGCCATCGTGGGCGCCATGGACCTCCCGTCGCGCACCCCGTGGCGCGTCGAGATACGCCTGCCTCCGGACCGGGCCGCCTTCGAGACGCACGTTCTCTGGTACAATCCGACCCCGCTGGAGCAGCCCTACTACAACTGGATGACGGCCGCGGCCTTCGCGCAGGACGACCTGGAGCTGTTCGTGCCCGGAAACGCCTACCTGGAGCACTCCGGGCGGGTGCGCTCCTGGCCCGCGGACGAGGACGGGCGCTTCCTGCCCTTCTACAGCAACAACGCGTTCGGGAGGAGCAAGTCGTACCACGTCGTGGGCGCGCTGAACGACTTCTTCGGCGGCTACTATCACGACGATGGTTACGGCTGGGGACACTGGGCGCCGCATGAAGAGATGCCCGGGCGCAAGATGTGGCTCTGGGCGCTGTCGCGCGAAGGCGGGATCTGGGAGGACCTCCTCACCGACACGGACGGGCAATATGTCGAGTTCCAGGCGGGGCGGCTGCACGTGCAGTACCAGCCGGGGGCGGATCGCAACCCCATCTCGCAGGCCGGGTTCGAGCCTCTCTCGGCCAGCCGCTGGACGGAGGTCTGGTTTCCGCTGGAGGGGACCGGCGGCCTGACCGACGCTTCTCCCCACGGCGCCATGCACGTCGAGCAGGAGGATGGCCGCCTTCGGGTGGTGGTTCAGGCCTTCGGGACAAGTGCCGACACGGTGACTGCGTGGTCCGGCGGCGAACAGGTGGGGGCGCGCACGGTGGCGCTCGAACCGCTGGAGCCGGTGGTGGTCGAGTTCGACGTGGACCCCGACGGCCCCTGGCGCGTTTCGGCGCCCGGACTCGGTCTGGAGGGCTGCTCGAATCCGGGAGAGGCCGGGTTTGGCGGGATTTGCGGACTCGATGGTGATCGCGCGCTGTCCCGGCCGTTCGCGACGAACGCCGAGGCCTGGGATGCCCTCCCGGAGACGGATCGGCTCGTGTTCGAGGCACGAGAGCTGGCGCGTGGCCGGCTCTACCCTGAGGCGCGGGCGCTCTACGACCGGGCGCTCGCCGCCGAACCGTGGAATCGGCAGGCGCTGCTGGGTCTCGGCGCGCTGGCGCTGAGGTCGGCCCGCTACGAGGAGGGCCTCGTCCATGCGCGCCGTGCGCTCCAGCTCGACACGTACGATCCGGAGGCCAACTTCCTTGCCGGGAACCTGTACCTCGCCCTGGGGCGCCGCGCCGACGCGCTCGACTCGTTCGGCTGGGCGGCTCGGTCGGTGGCCTTCCGGGCCGCGGCGCGCGTTCGGCTGGCGGAACTGGCGCTCGACGGTGGAGATCTGGCGGCGGCACGCCGCAACGCCGCGCTGGCGCTCGAACATGATCAGGGGAGCATTCCGGCCCGGGAAGTGCTGGCGATCGCATCGCGTTTGGCGGGGGACGGGATCGGCGCGGCGCGTGTGCTCGCGGAGCTGCTCGAGCTTGATCCACTCAACCATTTCTTCCTGGCCGAACGGTACCTCGCGGCGCGCGACGATCGATACGGAGAGCCCGCGGACGGGGCCGCCGCCCGCCTCGCCGCATCGATGCGGAGCGAGTATCCGGAGCAGACGCTGCTGGAACTCGCCGTGGGCTACGCCAACCGCGGGCTGCCGGACGATGCCGCCTACCTGCTGGAGCTGGCTGACGAGGTGGCCGGCGGCCCGGTGGCCGCGGCGTGGCGCGCCTTCCTGGCTGACGATGCCGACATGCTGCGCGGCGGGGTCGATCCCGCTTTCGCCTTCCCCTACCGGCCCGAGACCTTGCCGGTGCTGCGCTGGGCGGCTGCCGAAGACCCGCACTGGGCCTGGCGCTACCTGCTGGGCCTCAACCTGTGGGCGCTCGACCGCGACGCCGAAGCGGCCGACGTGCTGGCAGCCCTCGGCGACGAACCCGACTACGGACCCGCGTACGCGGCGCGCGCGCACTTGGCGGAGGCGATGGGCGGTGACCCGGGGCCGGACTTCCGTCGCGCGGCCGCCCTGGATCCCGACAGCCGTCTCCTCCGCATCGCCCTCGTCCGGCACCTGCAGGAGGCTGGACGATGGGCGGAGGCGCTGGAGGCGTCCGATCGGGGCCGGGAACTCTTCCCGGGCGACTTCAACCTCGACCTCCTCCACGTGCGCGGCCTCCTCCAGGCGGGCGACAACGGCGAGGCGATCCGGATTCTGGCGGAGACGCGCGTCCTTCCCTCGGAGAACGCCCGCGAGAGCCACCGCCTGTACGAGTTCGCGCATGTCGGGGCCGCGCTGGACGAACTCGATGCCGGGAATCGCGCGGCCGCTCGTGGCCATCTGGAGACGGCGCTCGAGTGGCCGGAATCGCTCGGTCAGGGCCGTCCCTTCGATCCGGACGAGCGGATGGTGCGGTTTCTGCTCGGGGTTGTCGGGGATGTGGGCGGTGGGCCCGGCGGCGGGTCTGCGGATGCCGAGGCCGCGGACGCACTGCGCGCCCGCGCCGATTCGCCCGCCGGCGCGGCGTCGCCGACTGAAATGATCGAGCAAGCCCTTGTCCGCCGCGCGCTCGCGACGGCGGGACGTGTCGCCGGCAGGTAGCGCCTTCAGCCCATGCAGGATGCTGGTGGGTCTCGGGGGATGCCTGGCTTTCGACACCCCGCGGCTCATGGTCGAACTCGGCACGCCGCCGGAGGATGCGATCAGCCGCGTGCGCGAATCGCGGTCTTGGCGCGCCATCGAGACCGCCGAGCAGGAAGCGCACGTAAGGAGTTGCCGGGCACTGGCAGAGTGATCTGGCGGACGCCGCTTCGGACCACGGTTCAGGGCTAGCTGCAAGCCTGTAGCCGATTGGGAACGTGTCCCTGGGCGGAGCCGGGCGAATTGCAAATCCACGGCTGATGGAATTGCGAAGACACGATTGATGGCATTGCAAATAGTCGGTCACATCGATTGCAAAAGCACGACCGATATCGTTGCAAAACCACGATTGGGTGCACCGGTCAGCCGGCAGCGCTCGCTGTCATCACCGGCAGCGGTCACGGATACCAGCGGCCCGATGGCGTGGGCGTTATTCCGGTGGGGGTGTTGGGGCCGTGAGGGAGAGAACTTGGAACTCTCATGTGTCAGTTTGCACATTGGTGCAGCCTCCGCCCGGCGGGGTACGAGCCGCGGGGACGGAGACGGACGGAACGTGCGGGGGAGGATGATGGATTCGAAGGCGTTGGCGGTGGCGATCGCGGCATGGCGGGAACGCCGGGCAACCATGCGTGAGGAAGATGACGAGCGGCTGTGGAGGAAACTGCGTCTCGAGTGGAACTACAACAGCAACCACATCGAGGGAAACACGCTTACCTACCACGAGACCGAGTTGCTGCTCATCTTCGGCCGCACATCCGGTGGGCACCCGATGCGGCACTACGAGGAGATGAAGGCGCACGA
This region of Gammaproteobacteria bacterium genomic DNA includes:
- a CDS encoding diacylglycerol kinase family lipid kinase, with amino-acid sequence MDDGRRPGIRGARAHLSGRARTFVIFNPASGHGRGARRIPLYRELLKRHLASWEWAATTAPGEEAELADRAIAGGAKLVVAVGGDGTWSQVADRVVAAGRPDVTLGLLASGTGNDFGKSLGLSYGDPEQAVAALAAGRTRRIDVGRVVSEWRPAPHPEVDDAEPWRDAPRHFLNLVGFGFDIAVIDATLRARFLRGAVLYKVTALQQLFLYRSPRLRLTDGGGWSTEGRHLILTISNGRIFGGGFPIAPDADLEDGRLDACAIADSSPLGRARLFSLAEKGRHVGAKEVSLRQDRAFAVQFDERVRYEVDGDVHQSRTGEVRVDVVPSALPVIVP
- a CDS encoding methylmalonyl-CoA mutase family protein encodes the protein MDRLAAAPPSTAQPIRVVTAASLFDGHDAAINVMRRILQDSGAEVIHLGHNRSALEIVECAVQEDAHAIAISSYQGGHMEFFTYVRDLLRERGADIRIFGGGGGTILPAEAEELHRRGIDRVFSPDDGRAMGLQGMIDEVLKGARDSVRTSLEDPVGEVRALGQGDAGAVARLISAAENGYAGADEAMEMVAEMATARRVPVLGVTGTGGSGKSSLVDELVRRYLSGTSDGRVAIISVDPSKRRTGGALLGDRIRVNAAASPRVYMRSLATRASTLGLSPHVRQAVDVCKAAGYDLVIIETPGIGQFGAEVVGHSDVSLYVMTAEYGAASQLEKIDMLDYADVVAINKFDRPGALDALRDVRKQYRRNHRLWSVPDEALPVYGTVASRFNDASVNRLYLALLDQLRRKTGAALATERDPVDDDRAEHTPIPPERTRYLAEIVEAGRDYGRRVDEQAALARQLYQLHGAIRLLRTDPDAGGGDETEEVAPELHIADGEDEALARLIDLYRNTRARLDERSLALLEEWPAVKRRYQADTYAYEVRGRTVERSLYSESLAGSRIPRVVLPRFHDWGEVLRWRLTENVPGAFPYTAAVFPLRRLEEHPQRMFAGEGGPERTNRRFHFLSRASLANRLSTAFDSVTLYGEDPDERMDIYGKVGNSGVSVASVDDAKKLYSGFNLANPSTSVSMTINGPAPMLLGFFLNAAIDQQCELHIRENGLEAEVEERIQALYHERGVERPRYQGALPEGNDGLGLMLLGVSGDEVLAADVYERIRRETLAVVRGTVQADILKEDQAQNTCIFSIELALRLMGDIQQYFIDEGVRNFYSVSISGYHIAEAGANPVTQLALTLANGFTYVEYYRSRGMRVDDFAPNLSFFFSNGMDPEYVVLGRVARRIWAKAMKHVYGANARSQRLKYHIQTSGRSLHAQEIAFNDIRTTLQALYALCDNCNSLHTNAYDEAITTPTEESVRRALAIQLVISRELGLSKNENPLQGSFIIEELTDLVEEAVMREFLRLSERGGVLGAMERMYQRGRIQDESLEYESRKHSGELPIVGVNTFLGPEGSPTRVPDEVIRANPEEKDYAIASNRAFRARNRGRADAALDELRRVALAGGNTFAALMEACKVCTLGQITGVLYEVGGQYRRNM
- a CDS encoding DUF5107 domain-containing protein; protein product: MRHAGARMPSVVQQGLLGTSILCAVMITASCAPPGPRARISEEVRVLETYPFSDPNPVPVLATDRRLYPYHTFEGYAATPEPREWNVVRMENDLIEVFVLPEVGGKVWGAVVKATGHEFIYRNEVMKFRDIALRGPWTSGGIEFNFGVIGHTPATATPVDYDLRENADGSVSAIVGAMDLPSRTPWRVEIRLPPDRAAFETHVLWYNPTPLEQPYYNWMTAAAFAQDDLELFVPGNAYLEHSGRVRSWPADEDGRFLPFYSNNAFGRSKSYHVVGALNDFFGGYYHDDGYGWGHWAPHEEMPGRKMWLWALSREGGIWEDLLTDTDGQYVEFQAGRLHVQYQPGADRNPISQAGFEPLSASRWTEVWFPLEGTGGLTDASPHGAMHVEQEDGRLRVVVQAFGTSADTVTAWSGGEQVGARTVALEPLEPVVVEFDVDPDGPWRVSAPGLGLEGCSNPGEAGFGGICGLDGDRALSRPFATNAEAWDALPETDRLVFEARELARGRLYPEARALYDRALAAEPWNRQALLGLGALALRSARYEEGLVHARRALQLDTYDPEANFLAGNLYLALGRRADALDSFGWAARSVAFRAAARVRLAELALDGGDLAAARRNAALALEHDQGSIPAREVLAIASRLAGDGIGAARVLAELLELDPLNHFFLAERYLAARDDRYGEPADGAAARLAASMRSEYPEQTLLELAVGYANRGLPDDAAYLLELADEVAGGPVAAAWRAFLADDADMLRGGVDPAFAFPYRPETLPVLRWAAAEDPHWAWRYLLGLNLWALDRDAEAADVLAALGDEPDYGPAYAARAHLAEAMGGDPGPDFRRAAALDPDSRLLRIALVRHLQEAGRWAEALEASDRGRELFPGDFNLDLLHVRGLLQAGDNGEAIRILAETRVLPSENARESHRLYEFAHVGAALDELDAGNRAAARGHLETALEWPESLGQGRPFDPDERMVRFLLGVVGDVGGGPGGGSADAEAADALRARADSPAGAASPTEMIEQALVRRALATAGRVAGR